In Halosegnis marinus, one genomic interval encodes:
- a CDS encoding type II/IV secretion system ATPase subunit, producing MAIDDADAGDTEPSGTPGVEVADEGAATEAGGATVGEYTWEDYKREFFYDDEGNAPEGETFDEDGALPYEGDTRAVLGEGSAVADLVAGIREYNTVRVNPDLDEDAFFSDADGVPTVVSRYDLEKAVPHEKKSHFREVDRYWVNEPYAFVIIFHSEKENEKKYYLVEPYLTPIERDLKDFLSGKLKTAIKYSSDDVVVEGSDDARAGVIERETRNLLDRYDLYETGSEPAQAGGDGGDGGLMAQLKEGLGMAEESDDERLPQPLRGLSVRPEPALLAEDGDTLSEYQIEKLLYLLKRNFIGFERIDGIKHDINVEDISCDGYNSPAFVYHSDYEQIITNVYHDETELDDFVVKMAQRSGKGISKRQPQVDATLPDGSRAQLTLGREVSDHGTNYTIRQFKDVPFTPVDLINWNTFSLDEMAFLWLCIENNKSLIFAGGTASGKTTSLNAVSLFIPSKAKIVSIEDTREVELPQRNWIASVTRPSFSDDDKGDVDEFDLLEAALRQRPEYIVMGEIRGEEGRTLFQVMSTGHTTLTTFHADSVGEVIKRFTTEPINVSKTMFTALDLVSIQTQTRVQGRKVRRNKSLTEINHYDPENDEINVQDVYQWQAETDEYLKMGQSNTVEQIMFDRGWSYEELDRQLETRKIVLAYLIQHGLNTYTQVAASLQAFMNDEETILTLVANGRLERSLEDLREMESVQIDIDPEKEAMVPRPDAGEEMLAETGETLEAAEPLLEEYRGEHSEGVASALLDGLDADTGFDFGSIAGALGTDGGRPQGDES from the coding sequence ATGGCTATCGACGACGCCGACGCCGGCGACACCGAACCGAGCGGGACGCCCGGCGTCGAGGTCGCGGACGAGGGGGCCGCGACCGAGGCGGGCGGGGCGACCGTCGGCGAGTACACCTGGGAGGACTACAAGCGGGAGTTCTTCTACGACGACGAGGGGAACGCCCCGGAGGGCGAGACGTTCGACGAGGACGGCGCGCTCCCCTACGAGGGCGACACCCGCGCCGTGCTCGGCGAGGGGAGCGCCGTCGCGGACCTCGTCGCCGGCATCCGCGAGTACAACACCGTCCGGGTGAACCCGGACCTCGACGAGGACGCCTTCTTCTCCGACGCCGACGGCGTCCCCACCGTCGTCTCCCGCTACGACCTGGAGAAGGCGGTCCCCCACGAGAAGAAGAGCCACTTCCGCGAGGTGGACCGCTACTGGGTGAACGAGCCGTACGCGTTCGTCATCATCTTCCACTCCGAGAAGGAGAACGAGAAGAAGTACTACCTCGTGGAGCCGTACCTCACCCCCATCGAGCGGGACCTGAAGGACTTCCTCTCCGGGAAGCTGAAGACCGCCATCAAGTACTCCTCGGACGACGTGGTCGTCGAGGGGAGCGACGACGCCCGCGCCGGCGTCATCGAGCGCGAGACGCGGAACCTCCTCGACCGCTACGACCTCTACGAGACGGGGTCGGAGCCCGCCCAGGCCGGCGGCGACGGCGGCGACGGCGGCCTGATGGCCCAGCTGAAGGAGGGGCTCGGCATGGCCGAGGAGTCCGACGACGAGCGGCTCCCCCAGCCGCTCCGAGGGCTGTCCGTCCGTCCCGAACCCGCGCTGCTCGCGGAGGACGGCGACACCCTCTCCGAGTACCAGATAGAGAAGCTGCTCTACCTGCTGAAGCGGAACTTCATCGGGTTCGAGCGCATCGACGGCATCAAACACGACATCAACGTGGAGGACATCTCCTGTGACGGCTACAACTCCCCCGCGTTCGTCTACCACTCCGACTACGAGCAGATCATCACGAACGTCTACCACGACGAGACGGAGCTCGACGACTTCGTGGTGAAGATGGCCCAGCGCTCGGGGAAGGGTATCTCGAAGCGCCAGCCGCAGGTGGACGCGACCCTCCCCGACGGCTCCCGTGCCCAGCTCACCCTGGGGCGGGAGGTGTCGGACCACGGGACGAACTACACGATTCGGCAGTTCAAGGACGTCCCGTTCACCCCCGTGGACCTCATCAACTGGAACACCTTCTCGCTGGACGAGATGGCGTTCCTGTGGCTCTGTATCGAGAACAACAAGAGCCTGATATTCGCGGGCGGGACGGCGTCGGGGAAGACGACCTCGCTGAACGCGGTGTCGCTGTTCATCCCGTCGAAGGCGAAGATCGTCTCCATCGAGGACACCCGCGAGGTCGAACTCCCTCAGCGGAACTGGATCGCCAGCGTCACGCGTCCGTCCTTCTCGGACGACGACAAGGGCGACGTGGACGAGTTCGACCTGCTGGAGGCCGCCCTGCGTCAGCGGCCCGAGTACATCGTGATGGGTGAGATCCGTGGCGAGGAGGGCCGCACCCTCTTCCAGGTCATGTCCACCGGCCACACCACGCTCACCACCTTCCACGCGGACTCCGTCGGGGAGGTCATCAAGCGGTTCACGACCGAGCCGATCAACGTCTCGAAGACGATGTTCACGGCGCTCGACCTCGTGTCGATTCAGACGCAGACACGGGTGCAGGGTCGGAAGGTCCGCCGGAACAAGTCGCTCACCGAGATCAACCACTACGACCCGGAGAACGACGAGATCAACGTCCAGGACGTCTACCAGTGGCAGGCCGAGACCGACGAGTACCTGAAGATGGGCCAGTCGAACACCGTCGAGCAGATCATGTTCGACCGGGGCTGGTCCTACGAGGAGCTCGATCGTCAGCTGGAGACGCGCAAGATCGTCCTCGCGTACCTCATCCAGCACGGCCTGAACACGTACACGCAGGTCGCGGCGTCGCTGCAGGCGTTCATGAACGACGAGGAGACCATCCTCACGCTCGTCGCCAACGGCCGCCTGGAGCGCTCGCTGGAGGACCTCCGCGAGATGGAGTCCGTCCAGATCGACATCGACCCCGAGAAGGAGGCGATGGTGCCCCGGCCGGACGCGGGCGAGGAGATGCTCGCCGAAACCGGGGAGACGCTGGAGGCCGCCGAACCCCTCCTCGAGGAGTACCGCGGCGAACACAGCGAGGGGGTCGCGAGCGCCCTGCTGGACGGGCTGGACGCCGACACCGGCTTCGACTTCGGCTCCATCGCCGGCGCGCTCGGCACGGACGGCGGCCGGCCGCAGGGTGACGAGTCGTGA
- a CDS encoding Lrp/AsnC family transcriptional regulator, with protein sequence MDERAELLDLLRENARYTTADLARMLGTDEAAVSEGIAALEAEGVVAGYRAVLDPAKLDPEPVQAHVECNVTLDRETSYDDIAERLAGFPEVESLRLMSGDYDFALEVEADSMGEVSRFVSEKVAPLPEITQTVTHYVMETYKRAGHRFEDGDGDDRLAYSP encoded by the coding sequence ATGGACGAGCGTGCAGAACTCCTCGACCTGTTGCGGGAGAACGCCCGCTACACGACCGCCGACCTCGCCCGGATGCTCGGGACCGACGAGGCAGCAGTATCCGAGGGGATCGCCGCGCTCGAAGCGGAGGGCGTCGTCGCCGGCTACCGCGCCGTCCTCGACCCGGCGAAACTCGACCCCGAACCGGTGCAGGCCCACGTCGAGTGTAACGTCACGCTCGACCGCGAGACCTCCTACGACGACATCGCCGAGCGGCTGGCCGGCTTCCCCGAGGTGGAGTCGCTCCGGCTCATGTCCGGCGACTACGACTTCGCCCTCGAAGTGGAGGCCGACTCGATGGGCGAGGTGTCGCGGTTCGTCTCCGAGAAGGTCGCGCCCCTCCCCGAAATCACCCAGACGGTGACCCACTACGTGATGGAGACGTACAAGCGGGCGGGCCACCGGTTCGAGGACGGCGACGGCGACGACCGCCTCGCCTACTCGCCATGA
- a CDS encoding pyridoxal phosphate-dependent aminotransferase — protein MSGDGPLAPSERVASVPESGIRKFFEVAAEMDDVVSLGVGEPDFATPYRAREAAIDSLQRGKTSYTANKGMAALRERIADHVTRYDLDYDPDAEVLVTAGASEAIDLAFRALVDPGDTVAIAQPSYVSYEPGVRFADGEPLPVPTCAEDEFALTREALEAAGASEADLLVYCYPNNPTGATMSEEALREVAAFCREHDIGVLADEIYAALTYEGEHTSIATLPGMRERTVVFNGFSKAYAMTGLRLGYALAPPAVVDSLNRVHQYTMLSAPTTAQHAAIEALDNCESDVAEMRTQYDRRRNFVLARLDEMGIDCFEATGAFYVFPESPWPDAGEFAEALLEAEQVAVVPGDAFGEGGEGHLRMSYASSMADLRTAMDRLERFLD, from the coding sequence ATGAGCGGCGACGGGCCGCTCGCGCCCTCCGAGCGGGTCGCCTCGGTGCCCGAGTCCGGCATCCGGAAGTTCTTCGAGGTGGCCGCGGAGATGGACGACGTCGTCTCGCTCGGCGTCGGCGAGCCGGACTTCGCGACGCCGTACCGCGCCCGCGAGGCCGCCATCGACTCGCTCCAGCGCGGGAAGACCTCCTACACCGCGAACAAGGGGATGGCCGCGCTTCGCGAGCGCATCGCCGACCACGTGACGCGCTACGACCTCGACTACGACCCCGACGCGGAGGTACTCGTCACCGCGGGCGCGAGCGAGGCCATCGACCTCGCCTTCCGCGCGCTGGTCGACCCCGGCGACACCGTCGCCATCGCCCAGCCGTCGTACGTCTCCTACGAGCCGGGCGTCCGCTTCGCGGACGGCGAGCCGCTGCCCGTCCCGACCTGCGCCGAGGACGAGTTCGCGCTCACCCGCGAGGCGCTCGAAGCCGCGGGCGCGAGCGAGGCCGACCTGCTCGTCTACTGCTACCCGAACAACCCTACCGGGGCGACGATGAGCGAGGAGGCGCTCCGCGAGGTGGCGGCCTTCTGCCGCGAGCACGACATCGGCGTGCTGGCCGACGAGATATACGCCGCGCTCACCTACGAGGGCGAGCACACCTCCATCGCGACGCTCCCCGGAATGCGCGAGCGAACCGTCGTCTTCAACGGCTTCTCGAAGGCGTACGCGATGACGGGGCTCCGGCTGGGCTACGCGCTCGCGCCGCCGGCGGTGGTCGACTCGCTCAACCGCGTCCACCAGTACACGATGCTGTCGGCCCCGACGACGGCCCAGCACGCGGCCATCGAGGCGCTCGACAACTGCGAGTCGGACGTCGCCGAGATGCGCACCCAGTACGATCGTCGGCGGAACTTCGTGCTCGCGCGGCTCGACGAGATGGGCATCGACTGCTTCGAGGCGACCGGCGCGTTCTACGTGTTCCCCGAGTCGCCGTGGCCCGACGCGGGCGAGTTCGCCGAGGCGCTGCTCGAAGCCGAGCAGGTCGCCGTCGTCCCGGGCGACGCGTTCGGCGAGGGCGGCGAGGGGCACCTCCGGATGTCGTACGCCTCCTCCATGGCCGACCTGCGGACCGCGATGGACCGGCTCGAACGGTTCCTCGACTGA